A single Dunckerocampus dactyliophorus isolate RoL2022-P2 chromosome 2, RoL_Ddac_1.1, whole genome shotgun sequence DNA region contains:
- the LOC129169071 gene encoding WD repeat domain phosphoinositide-interacting protein 1-like isoform X1, producing the protein MDSQDEVDGGPEMLRGFICASFNQDTTSLSVGTKTGYRLFSVTAVDKLDCIHEGVECPDVCIVERLFSSSLVVVVSQSMPRRMNVYHFKKGTEICNYSYTNNILSVRLNRQRLVVCLEESIYIHNIKDMKLLKTLLNTPTNPSGLCALSVNHGNSYLAYPGSATIGEITVYDANNLSTVTLIQAHASPLAALAFNASGTKLASASEKGTVIRVFSIPEGQRMFEFRRGMKRYVSISSLSFSADAQFLCASSNTETVHIFKLEQHSPSQEEESPTWSAYVGKMFTAASTYLPAQVSDMMHQDRAFATVRLNIFGLKNICALATIQKLPRLLVASSDGYLYIYNVDPQDGGECTLVQKHRLFDGSEEQVEQKEEETPGEVSNQPVSQSYAATVALPSSPPTSTTLLGYSEDGGAQKGEVIPEHEFAEGPVCLDDENEFPPVSN; encoded by the exons ATGGATTCCCAGGACGAAGTGGACGGCGGGCCTGAGATGCTCCGAGGCTTTATTTGTGCCTCGTTTAACCAGGACACCAC TTCCCTGTCAGTCGGCACCAAGACTGGCTACCGTCTCTTCTCCGTCACTGCTGTAGACAAACTGGACTGCATCCATGAAGGAG TGGAGTGTCCTGACGTGTGCATTGTGGAGCGGCTGTTCTCAAGCagcctggtggtggtggtgagccAGTCCATGCCACGGCGAATGAACGTCTATCACTTTAAGAAAGGTACCGAGATTTGCAACTACAGCTACACCAACAACATCCTCTCCGTCAGGCTTAACAGACAG AGACTGGTAGTGTGCTTGGAAGAGTCCATTTATATCCATAACATCAAAGATATGAAGCTACTCAAGACCTTGCTCAACACCCCCACCAACCCTTCAG GTCTCTGTGCCCTGTCTGTCAACCATGGTAACTCCTATTTGGCGTACCCCGGCAGCGCCACTATAGGAGAGATCACAGTGTATGACGCAAACAACCTG AgcactgtgacactgattcagGCCCATGCCAGTCCCCTGGCGGCACTCGCCTTCAACGCCTCTGGCACCAAACTGGCCAGTGCTTCAGAGAAG GGCACCGTTATCAGGGTGTTCAGCATTCCTGAAGGGCAGAGGATGTTTGAATTCCGACGAGGAATGAAGAG ATATGTTAGTATTAGTTCGCTGTCCTTCAGTGCTGATGCCCAGTTCCTGTGTGCCTCCAGCAACACTGAGACGGTTCATATCTTCAAACTGGAGCAACACAGCCCCAG TCAAGAGGAGGAGTCTCCCACATGGTCTGCATATGTGGGCAAAATGTTCACAGCTGCCAGCACCTACTTGCCGGCTCAGGTGTCCGACATGATGCATCAGGATAGAGCCTTCGCCACCGTGCGACTCAACATATTTGGCCTGAAGAACATTTGTGCCCTGGCTAC GATTCAGAAGCTGCCTCGCCTGCTGGTGGCGTCATCGGACGGGTATCTGTACATCTATAATGTGGATCCACAGGATGGTGGTGAATGCACACTGGTCCAAAAGCACAG GTTGTTTGATGGTAGCGAGGAGCAGGTGGAACAGAAGGAAGAGGAGACACCAGGGGAGGTTTCCAACCAACCGGTCAGCCAATCATATGCTGCCACAGTGGCTCTCCCCTCAAGCCCGCCCACCTCAACCACACTCTTGG GATACTCAGAGGATGGAGGAGCCCAAAAGGGAGAGGTCATCCCAGAGCATGAGTTTGCAGAGGGCCCTGTGTGTCTGGATGATGAAAATGAATTTCCTCCAGTCAGCAACTAG
- the LOC129169071 gene encoding WD repeat domain phosphoinositide-interacting protein 1-like isoform X2 yields MPRRMNVYHFKKGTEICNYSYTNNILSVRLNRQRLVVCLEESIYIHNIKDMKLLKTLLNTPTNPSGLCALSVNHGNSYLAYPGSATIGEITVYDANNLSTVTLIQAHASPLAALAFNASGTKLASASEKGTVIRVFSIPEGQRMFEFRRGMKRYVSISSLSFSADAQFLCASSNTETVHIFKLEQHSPSQEEESPTWSAYVGKMFTAASTYLPAQVSDMMHQDRAFATVRLNIFGLKNICALATIQKLPRLLVASSDGYLYIYNVDPQDGGECTLVQKHRLFDGSEEQVEQKEEETPGEVSNQPVSQSYAATVALPSSPPTSTTLLGYSEDGGAQKGEVIPEHEFAEGPVCLDDENEFPPVSN; encoded by the exons ATGCCACGGCGAATGAACGTCTATCACTTTAAGAAAGGTACCGAGATTTGCAACTACAGCTACACCAACAACATCCTCTCCGTCAGGCTTAACAGACAG AGACTGGTAGTGTGCTTGGAAGAGTCCATTTATATCCATAACATCAAAGATATGAAGCTACTCAAGACCTTGCTCAACACCCCCACCAACCCTTCAG GTCTCTGTGCCCTGTCTGTCAACCATGGTAACTCCTATTTGGCGTACCCCGGCAGCGCCACTATAGGAGAGATCACAGTGTATGACGCAAACAACCTG AgcactgtgacactgattcagGCCCATGCCAGTCCCCTGGCGGCACTCGCCTTCAACGCCTCTGGCACCAAACTGGCCAGTGCTTCAGAGAAG GGCACCGTTATCAGGGTGTTCAGCATTCCTGAAGGGCAGAGGATGTTTGAATTCCGACGAGGAATGAAGAG ATATGTTAGTATTAGTTCGCTGTCCTTCAGTGCTGATGCCCAGTTCCTGTGTGCCTCCAGCAACACTGAGACGGTTCATATCTTCAAACTGGAGCAACACAGCCCCAG TCAAGAGGAGGAGTCTCCCACATGGTCTGCATATGTGGGCAAAATGTTCACAGCTGCCAGCACCTACTTGCCGGCTCAGGTGTCCGACATGATGCATCAGGATAGAGCCTTCGCCACCGTGCGACTCAACATATTTGGCCTGAAGAACATTTGTGCCCTGGCTAC GATTCAGAAGCTGCCTCGCCTGCTGGTGGCGTCATCGGACGGGTATCTGTACATCTATAATGTGGATCCACAGGATGGTGGTGAATGCACACTGGTCCAAAAGCACAG GTTGTTTGATGGTAGCGAGGAGCAGGTGGAACAGAAGGAAGAGGAGACACCAGGGGAGGTTTCCAACCAACCGGTCAGCCAATCATATGCTGCCACAGTGGCTCTCCCCTCAAGCCCGCCCACCTCAACCACACTCTTGG GATACTCAGAGGATGGAGGAGCCCAAAAGGGAGAGGTCATCCCAGAGCATGAGTTTGCAGAGGGCCCTGTGTGTCTGGATGATGAAAATGAATTTCCTCCAGTCAGCAACTAG